A region from the Nesterenkonia lacusekhoensis genome encodes:
- a CDS encoding NINE protein codes for MEDVTASFDLDDDFYANTFTEEDQAAFEAEPESPRKFLIAWAAALVLGPLGTHRYYLGLIPTAVTKSLLFGCAAVCVALGYVNASLVFMGVVTAWTIVDLFLLLSGTMRDRQEQRLTGFRRYAGPCAAITVMVLVGFLITALVVGTSSGVTGG; via the coding sequence ATGGAAGATGTGACCGCCAGCTTTGACCTCGACGACGACTTCTACGCCAACACCTTCACCGAGGAGGACCAGGCCGCCTTCGAGGCTGAGCCGGAGTCCCCGCGGAAGTTCCTCATCGCCTGGGCGGCGGCGCTCGTGCTGGGGCCCCTCGGGACGCACCGCTACTATCTCGGCCTGATCCCGACCGCGGTGACCAAGTCGCTGCTCTTCGGCTGCGCCGCTGTGTGCGTGGCTCTCGGCTACGTCAACGCCTCGCTGGTGTTCATGGGGGTGGTCACCGCCTGGACCATCGTGGACCTGTTCCTGCTGCTCTCGGGCACGATGCGGGACCGGCAGGAGCAGCGGCTGACCGGCTTCCGGCGGTACGCCGGACCCTGTGCCGCGATCACCGTGATGGTCCTGGTGGGCTTCCTGATCACCGCCCTGGTGGTGGGCACCAGCTCCGGAGTCACCGGAGGCTGA
- a CDS encoding siderophore-interacting protein, with the protein MTQRRPRTQHLLTVIRREQIRPHMVRLILGGDGFEGIEFRDHQAESSGERTPCTDQYIKLLFADPALGLQRPYDMEALREELPVEQMPVTRTYTIRHVDRQLRQIWVDFVTHGDQGLAGPWAENAQPGDTISFFGPGAGYTPRSDADFHLLAGDEAALPAIAAALENMEPQARGLAVLEVHDAAEELPLNPPAGVEVVWLHRGGDFTPEATQLADYLRTAELPDAEENDIQVFIHGEREQMKLIRRALVEERGLPRKGMSLSAYWAYGRAEDEFQAEKKTPVGQIDPA; encoded by the coding sequence ATGACTCAGCGCAGACCACGTACCCAGCATCTGCTCACTGTGATCCGCCGCGAGCAGATCAGACCCCACATGGTGCGCCTGATCCTCGGGGGAGACGGCTTCGAGGGCATCGAGTTCCGCGACCACCAGGCAGAGAGCTCAGGGGAGCGTACGCCGTGCACTGATCAGTACATCAAGCTGCTCTTCGCCGACCCCGCGCTGGGCTTGCAGCGGCCCTATGACATGGAGGCTCTGCGCGAGGAGCTGCCGGTGGAGCAGATGCCGGTCACCCGCACCTACACTATCCGTCACGTGGACCGGCAGCTGCGGCAGATCTGGGTGGACTTCGTCACCCATGGAGATCAGGGCTTGGCCGGGCCCTGGGCAGAGAACGCCCAGCCCGGGGACACGATCAGCTTCTTCGGCCCCGGCGCCGGGTACACCCCGCGCAGCGACGCCGACTTCCACCTCCTCGCCGGCGACGAGGCCGCGCTGCCGGCCATCGCCGCGGCCCTGGAGAACATGGAGCCGCAGGCGCGCGGACTCGCCGTGCTCGAGGTCCACGACGCCGCCGAGGAGCTTCCGCTGAACCCTCCGGCCGGCGTCGAGGTGGTCTGGCTCCATCGCGGGGGAGACTTCACCCCTGAGGCCACACAGCTGGCCGACTACCTGCGCACTGCCGAGCTCCCCGACGCCGAGGAGAACGACATCCAGGTCTTCATCCACGGTGAGCGCGAACAGATGAAACTGATCCGTCGCGCCCTGGTGGAGGAGCGGGGTCTGCCGCGCAAGGGGATGTCCCTCTCGGCCTACTGGGCCTACGGCCGGGCAGAGGACGAGTTCCAGGCCGAGAAGAAGACACCTGTCGGCCAGATCGACCCAGCCTGA
- the purU gene encoding formyltetrahydrofolate deformylase: MSSSTTQAQDIARLIISCPDQPGIVAAVTDLISELGGNIISLDQYSTGVEGGRFFQRTVFHLPSLVAAKPQVEAVIEEKLAQRFDMDWSLTEADKPKRVAIFASKTDHCLLDLLWRHRRGELPMEIAMVVSNHPDLAEDVRTFGIPFVHVPVVDGDKAAAEAQHLELLRGNVDFVVLARYMQIISEDFLEKVGVPIINIHHSFLPAFIGAGPYQKAKDRGVKLIGATAHYVTKDLDEGPIIEQDVIRVSHADDVAQLTRYGADVERSVLSRAVKWHCEDRVLRNGNTTIVF, encoded by the coding sequence ATGAGTTCATCCACCACACAGGCTCAGGACATCGCGCGGCTGATCATCAGCTGCCCGGATCAGCCAGGGATCGTCGCCGCCGTCACCGACCTGATCTCGGAGTTGGGCGGCAACATCATCAGCCTCGACCAGTACTCCACCGGCGTCGAAGGCGGCCGCTTCTTCCAGCGCACCGTCTTCCATCTGCCCAGCCTCGTGGCGGCCAAGCCGCAGGTCGAGGCTGTCATCGAGGAGAAGCTGGCTCAGCGCTTCGACATGGACTGGTCGCTGACCGAGGCCGATAAGCCCAAGCGGGTGGCGATCTTCGCCTCCAAGACCGATCACTGCCTGCTGGACCTGCTGTGGCGCCACCGCCGCGGGGAGCTTCCCATGGAGATCGCCATGGTGGTCTCCAACCACCCTGACCTGGCGGAGGACGTGCGCACCTTCGGCATCCCGTTCGTCCACGTCCCTGTGGTCGACGGCGACAAGGCCGCCGCCGAGGCCCAGCACCTGGAGCTTCTGCGGGGCAACGTGGACTTCGTGGTCCTGGCCCGGTACATGCAGATCATCTCCGAGGACTTCCTGGAGAAGGTGGGTGTGCCGATCATCAACATCCACCACAGCTTCCTGCCTGCCTTCATCGGCGCAGGCCCGTATCAGAAGGCCAAGGACCGCGGAGTGAAGCTCATCGGTGCCACGGCTCACTACGTCACCAAGGACTTGGACGAGGGCCCGATCATCGAGCAGGACGTCATCCGCGTCTCCCATGCCGACGACGTCGCGCAGCTGACCCGCTACGGGGCCGATGTCGAACGTTCGGTGCTCTCCCGCGCGGTGAAATGGCACTGCGAGGACCGTGTTCTGAGGAACGGAAACACAACGATCGTCTTTTAG
- a CDS encoding SDR family oxidoreductase: MITTKTALVTGGSRGIGRAVALDLARDHHLLIGGTDADRVDAVIAEIQAAGGTAQPFLADLADAEALAAAWGQAGVEQLDVVVHSAGLAWMRPVAEAPLAEWRTMFELNVFAVAELTRLTLPALRAARGQVVAINSGSGYHSAAGGALYSGSKFALRAFTDALRAEERGTVRVTSIHPGRVDTDMQVALQESKGNTDYDGARYIAPESVAATVRTAVDMPEASMVEELSIRPVNG, translated from the coding sequence ATGATCACAACGAAGACAGCACTGGTCACCGGAGGCTCCCGCGGCATCGGCCGCGCAGTGGCCCTGGACCTGGCCCGAGACCATCACCTGCTGATCGGGGGCACCGACGCCGACCGCGTGGATGCGGTCATCGCGGAGATCCAGGCCGCCGGCGGCACCGCGCAGCCGTTCCTCGCCGATCTTGCCGACGCCGAGGCGCTGGCAGCGGCCTGGGGGCAGGCCGGCGTCGAACAGCTGGATGTGGTGGTGCATTCGGCCGGTCTGGCCTGGATGCGTCCGGTGGCGGAGGCGCCGCTGGCCGAATGGCGGACGATGTTCGAGCTCAACGTCTTCGCCGTGGCTGAGCTGACTCGACTGACCCTGCCGGCCCTGCGGGCCGCCCGCGGGCAGGTCGTGGCCATCAACTCCGGCTCCGGCTATCACTCCGCTGCCGGAGGGGCTCTCTACTCCGGATCTAAGTTTGCGCTGCGGGCCTTCACCGATGCCCTGCGGGCTGAGGAGAGAGGCACCGTCCGGGTCACCAGCATCCACCCGGGCCGTGTGGACACCGATATGCAGGTGGCCCTGCAGGAGTCGAAGGGCAACACCGACTACGACGGCGCCCGCTACATCGCCCCGGAGTCGGTGGCCGCTACTGTGCGCACGGCAGTGGACATGCCCGAGGCCTCCATGGTCGAGGAGCTGTCGATCCGCCCGGTCAACGGCTGA
- the dapE gene encoding succinyl-diaminopimelate desuccinylase, with protein MSPDAPQLDLAGDPALLTEQLIACYSVSGEEAVLADAVEHALGALGPLTIHRDGDAVIARTETGADQRVVLAGHLDTVPLPSAEGSRGTVPPTWEVHDGEDFLYGRGAVDMKAGVALQLKLAADLAQAVSAGQRLERDVTWVFYDHEEVEASKSGLGRVVRTSPELLEADFAVLLEPTDGLVEGGCNGTCRLRVTIPGVAAHSGRAWMGQNAIHRAASVLAALEAYEPQTVDVDGLAYREGLNAVSITGGIAGNVIPDECVLEINYRFAPDKTEEQAHEHVREVLRSAGVSDEQTEITDSSPGARPGLDHPAAQDFLRAVGGDPMPKYGWTDVARFSALGVPAVNFSAGSPLLAHTDDEHVSAGQIRDCYIALHRWLVRVGP; from the coding sequence ATGTCACCTGATGCTCCCCAGCTTGACCTGGCCGGCGATCCCGCGCTGCTGACCGAGCAGCTGATCGCCTGCTATTCCGTCTCCGGCGAGGAGGCTGTACTGGCCGACGCCGTTGAGCACGCCCTGGGTGCCCTCGGCCCCCTGACCATCCACCGTGACGGCGATGCGGTCATCGCCCGCACCGAGACCGGCGCCGACCAGCGAGTCGTGCTGGCCGGTCACCTGGACACCGTCCCGTTGCCCAGTGCCGAAGGCTCCCGCGGCACGGTCCCGCCTACGTGGGAGGTCCACGACGGTGAGGACTTCCTCTACGGGCGCGGCGCGGTGGACATGAAGGCAGGAGTCGCTCTTCAGCTGAAGCTGGCCGCCGACCTCGCCCAGGCCGTCAGCGCCGGGCAGAGGCTGGAGCGGGATGTCACCTGGGTCTTCTATGACCACGAGGAGGTCGAGGCCTCCAAATCTGGGCTGGGTCGGGTGGTGCGCACTTCTCCCGAGCTGCTGGAAGCTGATTTCGCGGTCCTGCTGGAGCCCACCGACGGCCTGGTGGAGGGCGGCTGCAACGGCACCTGCCGCCTCCGGGTGACCATCCCCGGCGTCGCCGCGCATTCGGGCCGGGCCTGGATGGGGCAGAACGCCATCCACCGGGCCGCCTCGGTCCTCGCCGCCTTGGAGGCCTACGAACCCCAGACGGTGGATGTGGACGGGCTGGCCTACCGCGAGGGGCTCAACGCCGTATCCATCACCGGTGGGATCGCCGGCAACGTCATTCCGGATGAGTGCGTGCTGGAGATCAACTACCGCTTCGCCCCGGACAAGACCGAGGAGCAGGCCCACGAACATGTCCGCGAGGTGCTCCGCAGTGCGGGCGTGAGTGACGAGCAGACCGAGATCACCGACTCCTCACCGGGGGCCCGCCCGGGGCTGGATCATCCGGCCGCCCAGGACTTCCTGCGCGCCGTCGGCGGAGACCCCATGCCGAAGTACGGCTGGACCGATGTGGCCCGGTTCTCCGCGCTGGGGGTGCCCGCGGTGAACTTCTCCGCCGGCAGCCCTCTGCTGGCCCACACCGATGACGAGCACGTCTCTGCCGGGCAGATCCGTGACTGCTACATCGCGCTGCACCGGTGGCTGGTTAGGGTGGGCCCATGA
- the dapD gene encoding 2,3,4,5-tetrahydropyridine-2,6-dicarboxylate N-succinyltransferase, whose amino-acid sequence MSTENASRIASGHGLATVTADGTVLDTWFPAPALTPLSANIGEDILADLEAATGEDADRGVSTKVVSVEANLDEEAASTEDVWLRLHLLSHRLVQPRTINLDGIFGHLTNVVWTNFGPCAVENFETTRLKLRSRGHVTVYSIDKFPRLVDYVTPKGVRIGDADRVRLGAHLAEGTTVMHEGFVNFNAGTLGTSMVEGRISAGVVVGDGTDVGGGASIMGTLSGGGKEKITLGERVLLGANAGVGISLGDDCLVEAGLYVTAGTKVSVLDDDRTVTAVVKASQLSGVPELLFVRDSTTGAVLAKPRKGQKVELNEALHKN is encoded by the coding sequence ATGAGCACTGAGAACGCATCCCGGATCGCCTCCGGCCACGGACTTGCCACTGTCACCGCTGATGGAACCGTTCTGGACACCTGGTTCCCAGCCCCCGCGCTCACCCCGCTGAGTGCGAACATCGGCGAGGACATCCTGGCCGACCTCGAAGCCGCCACCGGCGAGGACGCCGACCGCGGTGTGAGCACCAAGGTGGTCTCCGTGGAGGCGAACCTGGATGAGGAGGCCGCCAGCACCGAGGACGTGTGGCTGCGCCTCCACCTGCTCTCCCACCGCCTGGTCCAGCCCCGGACCATCAACCTCGACGGCATCTTCGGCCACCTGACCAACGTGGTGTGGACCAACTTCGGCCCCTGCGCCGTGGAGAACTTCGAGACCACGCGCCTGAAGCTGCGCAGCCGCGGCCATGTCACGGTCTACAGCATCGATAAGTTCCCGCGCCTGGTCGACTACGTGACCCCGAAGGGCGTGCGCATCGGCGACGCCGACCGCGTCCGCCTGGGCGCCCACCTCGCCGAAGGCACCACGGTCATGCACGAAGGCTTCGTGAACTTCAACGCCGGGACTCTGGGCACCTCCATGGTGGAGGGCCGCATCTCGGCCGGTGTGGTCGTCGGCGACGGCACCGACGTCGGCGGCGGGGCCTCCATCATGGGCACCCTCTCCGGCGGCGGCAAGGAGAAGATCACCCTGGGCGAGCGGGTCCTGCTGGGCGCCAACGCCGGTGTGGGCATCTCGCTGGGCGATGACTGCCTGGTGGAGGCCGGCCTCTACGTCACCGCGGGCACCAAGGTCTCTGTGCTCGACGACGACCGCACCGTCACCGCCGTGGTCAAGGCCTCCCAGCTCTCCGGGGTTCCGGAGCTGCTGTTCGTGCGCGACTCCACCACCGGTGCTGTCCTGGCCAAGCCCCGCAAGGGTCAGAAGGTGGAGCTCAACGAAGCTCTGCATAAGAACTGA
- a CDS encoding citrate synthase: protein MTEQTAAKLHYQDHDLDLPVENAVEGNDGLAIGPLLKTTGAVTYDPGFMNTANAKSAITYIDGDEGILRYRGYPIEQLAENSTFLEVSYLLIHGDLPTAEQLADFDSVTRRHTLLHEELKDFFSGFPRDAHPMPVLSSAVSALSTYYPDSLDPFDAEQVERSTYRLLAKVPTIAAYAYKKSVGQPMLYPDNNLSITENFLRGCFGVPAEQYEIDPEVARALDVLLILHADHEQNCSTSTVRLVGSSQANMFASISAGINALYGPAHGGANEAVLKMLRQIQGGDVTPEAFMEKVKNKEEGVRLMGFGHRVYKNYDPRARVVKGLADKLLTKLGGNDELFEIAQRLEQKALEDDYFIERKLYPNVDFYTGLIYKAMGFPEKMFTPLFALGRLPGWIAQWREMVNDPATKIGRPRQIYIGEGQRDYPA from the coding sequence ATGACTGAGCAGACAGCAGCGAAGCTGCACTATCAGGACCACGATCTTGATCTCCCCGTGGAGAATGCCGTCGAAGGCAACGACGGTCTCGCCATCGGACCACTGCTGAAGACCACCGGTGCCGTCACCTACGACCCCGGGTTCATGAACACCGCCAACGCCAAGTCCGCGATCACCTACATCGACGGTGACGAGGGCATCCTGCGCTACCGCGGCTACCCGATCGAGCAGCTCGCGGAGAACTCCACCTTCCTGGAGGTCTCCTACCTGCTGATCCACGGAGACCTGCCCACTGCGGAGCAGCTGGCCGACTTCGACAGCGTCACCCGCCGGCACACCTTGCTGCACGAGGAGCTGAAGGACTTCTTCTCCGGCTTCCCCCGTGACGCCCACCCGATGCCGGTGCTCTCTTCGGCGGTCTCCGCGCTGTCCACCTACTACCCGGACTCGCTGGATCCCTTCGACGCCGAGCAGGTCGAGCGCTCCACCTACCGTCTGCTGGCCAAGGTTCCGACCATCGCTGCCTACGCCTACAAGAAGTCCGTGGGCCAGCCGATGCTCTACCCGGACAACAACCTCTCCATCACGGAGAACTTCCTGCGCGGCTGCTTCGGCGTGCCCGCCGAGCAGTACGAGATCGATCCGGAGGTCGCCCGCGCGCTCGACGTGCTGCTGATCCTGCATGCCGATCACGAGCAGAACTGCTCCACCTCCACCGTGCGCCTGGTGGGCTCCTCCCAGGCGAACATGTTCGCTTCGATCTCCGCAGGCATCAACGCGCTCTACGGCCCCGCACACGGTGGTGCCAACGAGGCCGTGCTGAAGATGCTGCGCCAGATCCAGGGCGGCGACGTCACTCCTGAGGCCTTCATGGAGAAGGTCAAGAACAAGGAGGAGGGCGTGCGCCTGATGGGCTTCGGCCACCGGGTCTACAAGAACTATGATCCGCGTGCGCGTGTGGTGAAGGGCCTGGCCGATAAGCTGCTGACCAAGCTGGGCGGCAACGACGAGCTCTTCGAGATCGCGCAGCGCCTGGAGCAGAAGGCTCTGGAGGACGACTACTTCATCGAGCGCAAGCTCTACCCGAACGTCGACTTCTACACCGGCCTGATCTACAAGGCCATGGGCTTCCCGGAGAAGATGTTCACCCCGCTCTTCGCCCTGGGCCGTCTGCCCGGCTGGATCGCCCAGTGGCGCGAGATGGTCAACGACCCTGCCACCAAGATCGGCCGCCCGCGCCAGATCTACATCGGCGAGGGCCAGCGCGACTACCCGGCGTGA
- the dapC gene encoding succinyldiaminopimelate transaminase, with translation MLTLPDYPWDAMAPYKEQAEQHDGGAVNLSIGTPVDPTPQVIREALASAADAPGYPTTHGRPELREAVADWFARRRGVPGLDPEAVLPTVGSKELVAWLPTLLGLGKGDLVLRPLVAYPTYDIGAQIAGADHLAVEDPLSLDEETLRRVKLIWLNSPGNPTGRVDSAEWMRDVVALARRIGAVVASDECYAELPWDVEDVPSVLDPRVSGDEHGAVDHRGVLAVYSASKQSNLAGYRAAFAAGCPDLIAGLVNTRKHAGMIMPAPVQEALRVALTDEQHVDAQRELYRARRQRLVPALKAAGLEIEHSVAGLYLWCRDAQTDPSAATAADTWSLVSRMAERGIVVGPGVFYGEHGNGYIRVALTATDERIEAAVSRLTS, from the coding sequence GTGCTCACCTTGCCTGACTACCCTTGGGACGCCATGGCTCCGTATAAGGAGCAGGCCGAACAGCACGACGGCGGCGCGGTCAACCTCTCCATCGGCACTCCGGTGGATCCGACCCCGCAGGTCATCCGGGAGGCCCTGGCCTCGGCCGCCGACGCTCCCGGATATCCGACCACCCATGGCCGCCCTGAGCTGCGTGAGGCCGTGGCTGACTGGTTCGCCCGACGTCGCGGCGTCCCGGGGCTGGACCCGGAGGCCGTGCTGCCCACGGTCGGGTCCAAAGAGCTGGTGGCCTGGCTGCCCACGCTGCTCGGCCTGGGGAAGGGGGACCTGGTCCTGCGTCCGCTGGTCGCTTACCCCACCTATGACATCGGCGCCCAGATCGCCGGGGCTGATCACCTGGCCGTCGAGGACCCGCTGAGTCTGGACGAGGAGACGCTGCGCCGGGTGAAGCTGATCTGGCTGAACTCTCCGGGCAACCCCACCGGCCGGGTGGACAGCGCGGAGTGGATGCGTGACGTGGTCGCGCTGGCCCGGCGCATCGGTGCGGTGGTCGCCTCCGATGAGTGTTACGCCGAACTGCCCTGGGACGTCGAGGACGTCCCCTCCGTGTTGGATCCCCGGGTCAGCGGAGATGAGCACGGGGCTGTGGACCACCGCGGAGTGCTGGCGGTCTACTCCGCATCCAAACAGTCCAACCTGGCCGGGTACCGCGCGGCCTTCGCCGCCGGTTGTCCCGACCTGATCGCCGGACTGGTCAACACCCGCAAGCATGCCGGGATGATCATGCCCGCGCCGGTGCAGGAGGCGCTGCGTGTGGCGCTCACCGACGAGCAGCACGTGGATGCCCAGCGCGAGCTCTACCGGGCTCGTCGGCAGAGGCTCGTGCCCGCGCTGAAGGCGGCAGGTCTGGAGATCGAGCACTCCGTGGCCGGTCTCTACCTGTGGTGCCGAGATGCCCAGACCGACCCCTCAGCGGCCACTGCGGCCGACACCTGGAGCTTGGTGTCCCGCATGGCTGAGCGAGGGATCGTAGTGGGTCCGGGCGTCTTCTACGGCGAGCACGGCAACGGCTATATCAGGGTCGCACTGACGGCCACTGACGAGCGTATAGAGGCCGCTGTCAGCCGCCTGACCAGCTGA
- the fdxA gene encoding ferredoxin: MTYIIALPCVDLKDKACIDECPVDCIYEGERSLYIHPDECVDCGACEPVCPVEAIYYEDDVPEEWSEYYRANVEFFDDVGSPGGAAKLGMIEKDHEIIAALPPQEH, encoded by the coding sequence ATGACTTACATCATCGCCCTGCCCTGTGTGGACCTGAAGGATAAGGCCTGCATCGATGAGTGCCCCGTGGACTGCATCTACGAGGGTGAACGTTCGCTCTACATCCACCCGGACGAATGTGTGGACTGCGGCGCCTGCGAGCCGGTCTGCCCGGTGGAGGCCATCTACTACGAAGACGACGTCCCGGAGGAGTGGTCCGAGTACTACCGGGCCAATGTCGAGTTCTTCGACGATGTGGGCTCGCCCGGCGGCGCGGCCAAGCTGGGCATGATCGAGAAGGACCACGAGATCATCGCCGCACTCCCGCCGCAGGAGCACTGA
- the typA gene encoding translational GTPase TypA, whose protein sequence is MTTDAALAQTGTDERQDLRNVAIVAHVDHGKTTLVDAMLTQTKAYGGHGENEERVMDSGELEKEKGITILAKNTTVFYSGPHAQEQAGQDQVTINVIDTPGHADFGGEVERGLSMVDGVVLLVDASEGPLPQTRFVLRKALNANLPVILVVNKTDRPDARIDGVVSDTMDLLLGLASDVAEENPELDLDSVLDVPVVYASGKAGRASIEQPADGGLPENEDLEPLFETILKHVPAPTYDAEEVLQAHVTNLDASPFLGRLALLRIFNGTLKKNQQVAWARKDGTHKTVKITELLATKGLERVPAESAGPGEIVAVAGISDIMIGETLTDLDNPKPLPNIVVDDPAISMTIGINTSPLAGRVKGAKVTARQVKDRLDQELIGNVSLKVLPTERPDMWEVQGRGELALAILVEQMRREGFELTVGKPQVVTREIDGTLHEPMEAMTIDAPDEYMGAITQLMAGRKGTMNTMSNTGSGWIRMEFSVPARGLIGFRTKFLTETRGAGIASSYADGFQPWKGDIEYRSSGSLVSDRAGTATPFAMMNLQDKGTFFVDPQEEVYEGMVVGENSRNEDMEVNITKEKKLTNMRAASADSFEGLTPPTRLTLEESLEFANEDECVEVTPESIRIRKVTLDSSERMKEARKRKNAAQS, encoded by the coding sequence ATGACCACTGATGCTGCGCTGGCCCAGACCGGCACCGATGAGCGCCAGGACCTGCGCAATGTCGCCATCGTCGCCCACGTCGACCACGGCAAGACCACCCTTGTCGATGCCATGCTCACCCAGACCAAGGCCTACGGCGGCCACGGGGAGAACGAAGAGCGGGTGATGGACTCCGGCGAGCTGGAGAAGGAGAAGGGCATCACCATCCTGGCCAAGAACACCACGGTGTTCTACTCCGGCCCTCACGCTCAGGAGCAGGCCGGTCAGGACCAGGTGACGATCAACGTCATCGACACCCCCGGCCACGCCGACTTCGGCGGTGAGGTCGAGCGCGGCCTGTCCATGGTGGACGGCGTCGTGCTGCTGGTCGACGCCTCTGAGGGCCCGCTGCCGCAGACACGCTTCGTGCTGCGCAAGGCGCTCAACGCCAACCTGCCGGTGATCCTGGTGGTCAACAAGACCGACCGTCCTGACGCACGGATCGACGGCGTCGTCTCCGACACGATGGACCTGCTGCTGGGCCTGGCCTCCGATGTGGCCGAGGAGAACCCGGAGCTGGACCTCGACTCCGTGCTGGACGTCCCGGTGGTCTACGCCTCTGGCAAGGCCGGCCGCGCCTCCATCGAACAGCCTGCCGACGGCGGCCTGCCCGAGAACGAGGACCTGGAGCCGCTCTTCGAGACCATCCTCAAGCACGTCCCGGCCCCGACCTACGACGCCGAAGAGGTCCTCCAGGCCCACGTGACCAACCTGGACGCCTCACCCTTCCTGGGCCGTCTGGCGCTGCTGCGCATCTTCAACGGCACGCTGAAGAAGAACCAGCAGGTCGCCTGGGCCCGCAAGGACGGCACCCACAAGACGGTCAAGATCACCGAGCTGCTGGCCACCAAGGGCCTGGAGCGTGTGCCCGCCGAGTCCGCCGGGCCCGGTGAGATCGTCGCAGTGGCCGGCATCAGCGACATCATGATCGGTGAGACCCTCACGGATCTGGACAACCCCAAGCCGCTGCCGAACATCGTGGTCGATGACCCCGCCATCTCGATGACCATCGGCATCAACACCTCACCGCTGGCCGGCCGGGTCAAGGGCGCGAAGGTCACCGCGCGCCAGGTCAAGGACCGCCTGGACCAGGAGCTCATCGGCAACGTCTCCCTCAAGGTGCTTCCCACCGAGCGTCCTGACATGTGGGAGGTCCAAGGCCGCGGTGAGCTCGCGCTGGCGATCCTGGTCGAGCAGATGCGCCGCGAAGGCTTCGAGCTGACCGTGGGCAAGCCCCAGGTCGTCACCCGGGAGATCGACGGCACTCTGCATGAGCCCATGGAGGCCATGACCATCGACGCGCCCGACGAGTACATGGGCGCGATCACCCAGCTCATGGCAGGCCGCAAGGGCACGATGAACACCATGTCCAACACCGGCTCCGGCTGGATCCGCATGGAGTTCTCCGTGCCCGCCCGTGGCCTCATCGGCTTCCGGACGAAGTTCCTCACCGAGACCCGCGGCGCCGGCATCGCCTCCAGCTACGCCGACGGCTTCCAGCCGTGGAAGGGCGACATCGAATACCGCAGCTCCGGCTCGCTGGTCTCCGACCGTGCCGGAACCGCCACCCCGTTCGCGATGATGAACCTCCAGGACAAGGGGACCTTCTTCGTCGACCCCCAGGAGGAGGTCTACGAGGGCATGGTCGTCGGCGAGAACTCTCGCAACGAGGACATGGAGGTCAACATCACCAAGGAGAAGAAGCTCACCAATATGCGTGCAGCCTCTGCCGACTCCTTCGAGGGCCTGACCCCGCCCACCCGGCTGACCCTCGAGGAGTCGCTCGAGTTCGCCAACGAGGATGAGTGCGTGGAGGTCACCCCGGAGAGCATCCGGATCCGTAAGGTGACCCTGGACTCCTCGGAGCGTATGAAGGAAGCCCGTAAGAGGAAGAACGCAGCTCAGTCCTGA